The Saliniramus fredricksonii genome segment AGACCGGTCGCGTGGAGCAGCGCCGTGGCGAGCGCGAAACCCGCAATATAGCCGAGCGCTCCCGTTTCAGCCGGCAATTCTGCGCCATGGGCATAGCCGTGGAAGATCGCGAACAGCCCGATCACGGCGCCGCCGAGGACCAGCGGCGCGCGCACGCGCAAGGCGACCGCGAGCCCGAGCGCCACCACCGAGAGTGCGATGCCGATCTCCATCACGGAAATGCCGCCATAGGCCATCCCGGCCAGCGCGGCCACGGCCATGGTCATGACGAAGGCCACGGGCCAGGCGATCAGCGCCCGCCCGCCGATGAGCGCCGCCCAGATGCCGACCGCGACCATGGCGAGTATGTGATCGAGCCCCGTCAGCGGATGCAGGAAACCGGGCAGAAAACCCGCCGCTTCGCCATGATGGTGATGCGGATGGGCGAGCGCCGCGCCGGTCGTGAGCGCGAGAAAGGCTGTCGCGCCGCTTGCGGTGGCAAAAAAGCGTTTCATCATACCCGGTCCCCTCTTTGCCGATTCTGTGACGTCACGCAGCCCTGGCCTTGAGGCCGCCCGCCTCCTCGATGAAGCGCGCGACGACATCGACGCCCTCGCCGCTGTGCATGTTGGTGAAGACGAAGGGG includes the following:
- a CDS encoding HupE/UreJ family protein, which produces MMKRFFATASGATAFLALTTGAALAHPHHHHGEAAGFLPGFLHPLTGLDHILAMVAVGIWAALIGGRALIAWPVAFVMTMAVAALAGMAYGGISVMEIGIALSVVALGLAVALRVRAPLVLGGAVIGLFAIFHGYAHGAELPAETGALGYIAGFALATALLHATGLALGVLIGRSPGIWASRVAGAGVAAIGMVLLVA